Proteins encoded within one genomic window of Variovorax sp. OAS795:
- a CDS encoding SDR family oxidoreductase, giving the protein MAYSIDLSGRVAFVTGASSGLGAQFAKTLARAGTAVVLASRRIEKLKELRARIEGEGGDAHAVELDVTDIGSIKAAVARAETEVGPIDILVNNSGVSTTQRLADVTPDDYDYIFDTNVKGSFFVAQEVGKRMLARASGSAPGTYIGGRIINIASVAALKVLPQIGTYCMSKAAVVQMTKAMALEWGRHGINVNALCPGYISTELNQDHWLSEGGAKLVNMLPRKRVGQPEDLDGLIVLLASGQSHFVNGAVIAADDGFAL; this is encoded by the coding sequence ATGGCTTACAGCATCGACCTTTCGGGCCGCGTGGCCTTCGTCACCGGCGCTTCCAGCGGGCTGGGCGCGCAATTTGCCAAGACGCTGGCGCGCGCCGGCACCGCGGTGGTGCTGGCGAGCCGCCGGATCGAGAAGCTCAAGGAGCTGCGCGCGCGCATCGAGGGCGAGGGCGGCGACGCGCATGCCGTCGAGCTCGACGTCACCGACATCGGCAGCATCAAGGCCGCGGTGGCGCGCGCCGAGACCGAGGTCGGCCCGATCGACATCCTGGTCAACAACTCGGGCGTGAGCACCACCCAGCGCCTCGCGGATGTCACGCCCGACGACTACGACTACATCTTCGACACCAACGTCAAGGGCTCGTTCTTCGTGGCGCAGGAGGTGGGCAAGCGCATGCTGGCGCGCGCCAGCGGTTCGGCGCCGGGCACCTACATCGGCGGGCGCATCATCAACATCGCATCCGTGGCGGCGCTCAAGGTGCTGCCGCAGATCGGCACCTACTGCATGAGCAAGGCCGCGGTGGTGCAGATGACCAAGGCGATGGCGCTCGAATGGGGCCGCCACGGCATCAACGTGAACGCGCTGTGCCCCGGCTACATCTCGACCGAGCTCAACCAGGACCATTGGCTTTCCGAAGGCGGCGCCAAGCTCGTGAACATGCTGCCGCGCAAGCGCGTGGGCCAGCCCGAGGACCTCGATGGCCTGATCGTGCTGCTGGCCAGTGGCCAGAGCCATTTCGTGAACGGTGCCGTGATTGCCGCGGACGACGGCTTCGCGCTCTGA
- a CDS encoding electron transfer flavoprotein-ubiquinone oxidoreductase, translating to MTHDEILAQFGPRESMEYDVVVVGGGPAGLSTAIRLKQLAAQHEKEISVVVLEKGSEPGAHILSGAIMDPRALNELLPDWKEQGAPLNQPVTDDAMVFLGEKSGLRTPNAFLPACFQNHGNYIISLGAFTKWLAQQAENLGVEIFPGFPAAEVLYNENGSVRGVATGNLGVGKDGEPTENFQLGMELLGKYTVFAEGARGHLGRQLISRFKLDEGKDPQTYGLGVKEVWEIDPKRHQPGFVLHTAGWPMNSDTYGGAFLYHMEDNKISMGFITGLDYSNPYLSPFEEMQRWKLHPNIRWYLEGDEAKGIKPAKRIGYGARAITAGGLMSLPKTVFPGGALVGCEAGYLNVSRIKGSHAAIKTGMLAAEAAFDALQAGRQHDELTAYPAAFEKSWLYTELNKARNFKAWFKKGLGIATFMNGIEQWLLKGHIPWTLHRSKPDHLYLKPAAECKPITYPKPDGKLTFDRLSSVFISNTNHEEQQPAHLTLKDASVPVNINLSKFAGPESRYCPAGVYEFVATEGGKERLQINAQNCVHCKTCDIKDPTQNIVWVTPEGGGGPNYVGM from the coding sequence ATGACCCACGACGAAATCCTCGCCCAGTTCGGCCCCCGCGAATCCATGGAATATGACGTGGTGGTCGTCGGCGGCGGCCCGGCCGGCCTCTCGACCGCCATCCGGCTCAAGCAGCTCGCGGCCCAGCACGAAAAGGAAATCTCGGTGGTGGTGCTCGAGAAGGGCTCCGAGCCCGGCGCGCACATCCTCTCGGGCGCAATCATGGACCCGCGCGCCCTCAACGAGCTGCTGCCCGACTGGAAGGAACAAGGCGCCCCGCTGAACCAGCCCGTGACCGACGACGCGATGGTGTTCCTGGGCGAAAAATCGGGCCTGCGCACGCCCAATGCCTTCCTGCCGGCCTGCTTCCAGAACCACGGCAACTACATCATCAGCCTCGGCGCCTTCACCAAGTGGCTCGCGCAGCAGGCCGAGAACCTGGGCGTCGAAATCTTCCCCGGCTTCCCGGCGGCCGAAGTGCTCTACAACGAGAACGGTTCGGTGCGCGGCGTCGCCACCGGCAACCTGGGCGTGGGCAAGGACGGCGAACCCACCGAGAACTTCCAGCTCGGCATGGAGCTCCTGGGCAAGTACACGGTGTTTGCCGAAGGCGCGCGCGGCCACCTCGGCCGGCAGCTCATCAGCCGCTTCAAGCTGGACGAAGGCAAGGACCCGCAGACCTACGGCCTCGGCGTGAAGGAAGTGTGGGAGATCGACCCCAAGCGCCACCAGCCCGGCTTCGTGCTGCACACCGCCGGCTGGCCGATGAACAGCGACACCTACGGCGGCGCCTTTCTCTATCACATGGAGGACAACAAGATCTCCATGGGCTTCATCACCGGGCTGGACTACAGCAACCCGTACCTGAGCCCGTTCGAGGAAATGCAGCGCTGGAAGCTGCACCCGAACATCCGCTGGTACCTGGAAGGCGACGAAGCCAAGGGCATCAAGCCGGCCAAGCGCATCGGCTACGGCGCGCGCGCCATCACGGCGGGCGGCCTGATGTCGCTGCCCAAGACGGTGTTCCCGGGCGGCGCGCTGGTCGGCTGCGAAGCGGGCTACCTGAACGTGAGCCGCATCAAGGGCAGCCACGCCGCGATCAAGACCGGCATGCTGGCCGCCGAAGCGGCGTTCGATGCACTGCAGGCCGGCCGCCAGCATGACGAGCTCACGGCGTATCCGGCCGCCTTCGAGAAGAGCTGGCTCTACACGGAGCTGAACAAGGCCCGCAACTTCAAGGCGTGGTTCAAGAAGGGCCTGGGAATCGCGACCTTCATGAACGGCATCGAGCAATGGCTGCTCAAGGGCCACATTCCATGGACCCTGCACCGGAGCAAGCCGGACCACCTGTACCTCAAGCCGGCAGCGGAGTGCAAGCCCATCACGTACCCCAAGCCGGACGGCAAGCTCACTTTCGACCGCCTCTCGAGCGTGTTCATCAGCAACACCAACCACGAGGAACAGCAGCCGGCCCACCTGACGCTCAAGGATGCGTCGGTGCCGGTGAACATCAACCTGTCGAAGTTCGCGGGGCCCGAAAGCCGCTATTGCCCCGCCGGTGTCTACGAGTTCGTGGCCACCGAAGGCGGCAAGGAGCGCCTGCAGATCAATGCGCAGAATTGCGTGCATTGCAAGACTTGCGACATCAAGGACCCGACGCAGAACATCGTGTGGGTCACGCCTGAAGGGGGCGGCGGGCCTAACTACGTGGGGATGTAA